A window of Prolixibacter sp. SD074 contains these coding sequences:
- a CDS encoding glycosyltransferase family 2 protein yields MKVSVVILNWNGQDFLRRYLPALVKYTTLPEVEIVVADNGSTDDSHEVVEKEFPSVRYLQLEENYGFAEGYNQALKQIEAEYYLLLNSDVEVTENWLGPLIEMMDSDASIGACQPKILQTEKPDYFEYAGAAGGFIDRFGYTFCRGRLLDVVEKDEGQYNESGEIFWGTGACLMVRSLVWKEMEGLDAHFWAHMEEIDLCWRMKNRGYKVYYNHQSTVHHVGGGSLSYGNPRKIYLNFRNNLFLLYKNLPHQLLFPVLVSRMVLDGAAALQFLITGQVAAFRNVIMAHLAFYRHLPLLRKQRKKLRGNDVVTKHPQIYTGSMVWNYYFRGKKKFNELNWKP; encoded by the coding sequence ATGAAAGTATCTGTTGTCATATTAAACTGGAACGGTCAGGATTTTTTGCGCCGGTATCTGCCGGCATTGGTTAAATACACCACGTTACCGGAAGTAGAAATTGTGGTGGCCGACAACGGTTCTACCGACGATAGCCACGAAGTGGTGGAAAAGGAATTTCCCTCGGTCCGCTATTTGCAACTGGAAGAAAATTACGGCTTCGCGGAAGGTTACAACCAGGCACTCAAACAAATCGAAGCGGAATATTATCTGTTACTGAATTCGGACGTCGAAGTGACAGAAAACTGGCTCGGGCCGCTCATCGAAATGATGGATTCCGATGCATCAATTGGTGCCTGTCAACCGAAAATTCTGCAAACAGAAAAGCCCGATTATTTTGAATATGCCGGGGCCGCCGGCGGTTTTATCGACCGCTTTGGCTACACGTTCTGCCGGGGGCGTTTGCTCGATGTGGTAGAAAAGGACGAAGGTCAGTATAACGAAAGCGGTGAAATTTTCTGGGGAACCGGGGCCTGCCTGATGGTCCGTTCATTGGTTTGGAAAGAAATGGAAGGCCTGGATGCCCATTTCTGGGCGCACATGGAAGAGATTGATTTGTGCTGGCGCATGAAAAACCGGGGATATAAAGTATACTACAATCATCAATCCACGGTTCATCATGTGGGTGGTGGAAGCCTTTCTTACGGAAATCCCCGAAAAATTTACCTCAACTTCCGGAACAACTTGTTTCTTCTATACAAAAATTTGCCTCACCAATTATTATTTCCGGTTTTGGTCAGCCGAATGGTACTCGACGGTGCAGCCGCACTTCAGTTCCTAATTACAGGACAGGTGGCAGCTTTCCGAAATGTAATCATGGCTCACCTGGCCTTCTACCGTCATCTTCCACTCCTGCGAAAGCAACGGAAAAAACTTAGGGGGAATGATGTTGTAACAAAGCATCCTCAGATTTACACAGGAAGTATGGTTTGGAATTACTACTTCCGGGGAAAGAAAAAATTCAATGAACTCAATTGGAAACCCTAG
- a CDS encoding IS1380 family transposase, whose translation MSNKDTVFYRGRTAINMDFSADAVSSDGAVLLLEKLERKHRILHYFSQVIPDCRDPFRIVHPIDKLLKQRVFTMVQGYEDANDVQYLKNDPLLKDILEGELASQPTMSRFENGFDKHSVFALCNAWVDRYVLTLAGREQLVIDIDGTDDPTHGEQQLSMFNGYYGQFMYNELFFHDGDTGQIILPVLRPGNSHSNKWYVAILKRILKKIRAAYPGLKIIVRADSGFSCPAFYQLADDFGLKFAVGIAANETLKKKTARAEKAVRHLFVSNNTKHQHFISYTYQAGTWHKPQQCYSKIESTGKGLNVRHIVSNMEEADARSIYFGFYVKRGEASENRIKEVKNMCFSDRLSDHGFWPNFFRLFLSSLSYEIFLLVKEAIKKTGFEAAKKWQVDTIRASLLKIGATIKTTKRKVYYRFSKAFVHQELFRQLVFQ comes from the coding sequence ATGAGCAATAAAGATACCGTTTTTTACCGAGGCAGGACAGCAATAAACATGGATTTTTCAGCAGATGCAGTCAGTTCTGACGGGGCCGTACTACTGCTGGAAAAACTCGAAAGGAAACATCGCATATTGCACTATTTTAGCCAAGTGATTCCCGATTGTCGTGATCCATTTCGTATAGTCCACCCCATTGATAAGCTTTTAAAGCAGCGCGTGTTCACCATGGTACAGGGCTACGAAGATGCCAACGATGTCCAGTACCTGAAAAACGACCCGCTGTTAAAGGACATCCTTGAAGGGGAACTGGCCTCACAGCCCACCATGTCAAGGTTCGAGAACGGTTTTGACAAGCATTCCGTATTTGCTTTGTGCAATGCGTGGGTTGACCGCTATGTACTCACACTGGCGGGCAGGGAACAACTTGTGATCGATATTGACGGCACCGACGACCCCACCCATGGCGAACAGCAACTGTCGATGTTCAATGGCTATTACGGCCAGTTCATGTACAACGAACTGTTTTTCCACGATGGCGACACGGGGCAGATCATCCTCCCGGTACTACGCCCGGGTAACAGCCACTCCAACAAATGGTACGTTGCCATTTTAAAGCGGATATTGAAAAAGATAAGGGCCGCCTATCCCGGACTGAAGATCATTGTGCGGGCCGACAGCGGCTTCAGTTGCCCCGCTTTTTACCAACTGGCCGATGATTTTGGCCTCAAGTTCGCCGTTGGCATCGCCGCAAACGAAACACTGAAGAAAAAAACCGCAAGGGCGGAGAAAGCCGTGCGCCATTTGTTCGTTTCCAACAACACCAAGCACCAACATTTTATAAGCTATACCTATCAAGCAGGCACCTGGCACAAACCACAACAATGCTACTCGAAGATAGAAAGCACGGGAAAGGGGCTGAACGTCAGGCATATTGTCAGCAATATGGAAGAAGCCGATGCCCGGTCCATCTATTTTGGGTTTTACGTAAAACGGGGCGAGGCCAGCGAAAACCGGATCAAAGAGGTAAAAAACATGTGTTTTTCGGACAGGTTGTCCGACCATGGCTTTTGGCCAAACTTTTTTCGGTTGTTCCTCAGCAGCTTGTCCTACGAAATATTTTTACTTGTGAAAGAAGCAATAAAGAAAACAGGCTTCGAAGCGGCCAAAAAATGGCAGGTTGATACTATTAGGGCATCATTGTTGAAAATTGGGGCAACAATAAAAACGACAAAGCGAAAGGTGTACTACCGCTTTTCCAAGGCGTTCGTACACCAGGAACTGTTCAGGCAACTGGTCTTTCAATAA
- a CDS encoding calcium/sodium antiporter — MTSSFLLLLLGLVCLIKGADWMVSGASALARRFRIPELVIGLTIVSFGTSAPELVVNSFAVFQHHPDIVLGNIIGSNNFNLFLVLGISGLILPLSIQSTTVWKEIPFSLLAALVLLILANDQWTGHATDVLSRTDGVILLLFFMVFWIYLFKQVKKERLNPQTEPDASHMDKWKMAGFILGGLVILVIGGKVIINSAVTIARHYQISEQIIGLTIIAAGTSLPELATSVVAAIRKNNDIAVGNVIGSNIFNIFFILAVSSLIRPVTFDVSFNRDILLLTGGTLFLFIAMFTGKVHKLDRWEAALLLVAFGVYFYFIT, encoded by the coding sequence ATGACGAGCAGTTTTCTGTTACTTCTTCTTGGTTTGGTCTGTCTCATCAAGGGAGCCGATTGGATGGTATCGGGCGCTTCGGCACTGGCCCGCCGGTTTCGTATCCCCGAGTTGGTCATCGGGTTAACCATTGTATCATTCGGGACATCGGCGCCGGAGTTGGTGGTAAATAGCTTTGCCGTCTTCCAGCATCATCCCGACATTGTTTTGGGGAACATCATCGGAAGCAATAATTTTAATCTCTTTCTCGTCCTGGGCATTTCCGGGCTTATTCTTCCGCTAAGCATACAAAGTACTACTGTTTGGAAAGAAATTCCCTTCTCGTTGCTCGCTGCTTTGGTACTGCTGATTTTGGCCAACGACCAATGGACAGGTCATGCTACGGATGTGCTCTCGCGAACGGATGGTGTTATTTTGTTGCTCTTCTTTATGGTTTTCTGGATATACCTGTTCAAGCAAGTGAAGAAAGAGCGGCTCAATCCTCAAACAGAGCCGGATGCTTCGCACATGGATAAATGGAAAATGGCCGGGTTCATTCTGGGCGGACTGGTTATTCTGGTCATTGGCGGAAAGGTAATCATCAACAGTGCCGTGACCATCGCCCGTCATTATCAAATCAGCGAGCAAATCATCGGCCTGACGATTATCGCTGCCGGAACGTCGCTGCCTGAACTGGCCACTTCGGTGGTAGCCGCGATACGCAAGAACAACGACATAGCTGTGGGAAACGTTATCGGCTCGAACATCTTCAACATTTTCTTTATTTTGGCTGTCAGTTCGCTCATCCGCCCGGTCACCTTCGACGTTTCGTTTAACCGCGATATACTGCTGCTTACTGGCGGCACGCTCTTTCTGTTCATCGCCATGTTCACCGGCAAGGTGCACAAGCTCGACCGTTGGGAAGCCGCCCTGCTGCTGGTTGCGTTTGGGGTGTATTTTTACTTCATCACCTGA
- a CDS encoding SulP family inorganic anion transporter produces MQSIFKPKFFTILKSGYSRQTIVNDLLAGVIVGIVALPLAIAFAVASGVSPEKGLATAVVAGFLISFFGGSRVQIGGPTGAFIVVVAGIVGTYGIEGLAISTMMAGVMLILFGLFRLGAVLKFIPRPLTVGFTSGIALVIFTTQVKDALGLHPEHLPSGFLPKWEAYFSSLDQVNPASVIITAVTILITIYGGRVFKRIPGSFLAILLITPVVALFHLPVHTIESVFGEIQGTISLHFPHLDWTNLQHYIQPALTIAMLGAIESLLSAVVADGMIGGHHRSNTELIAQGIANLASPLFGGIPATGAIARTATNVKNGGRTPLAGMIHAVTLLLIMLFFGKWAKLIPMSALAGILMVVAYNMSEWRSFRSVFKGSKYDMLVLLTVFFLTVLVDLTVAIEVGIVLSALLFMQRMGKLSSVEPMEQDTDVIENYSALPRGVDVYEISGPFFFAAAQEYRDTLRNIRYKSNVLILRMRHVPFIDSTGIHNFIEMLKEMEKRGIRIILSGVQPEVRKELQQYGIDKMLGREYICNSFANALEQAGLYIAFTEMPHVRQVMK; encoded by the coding sequence ATGCAGAGCATTTTCAAACCCAAATTCTTTACCATCCTAAAAAGTGGTTATTCCCGGCAAACGATTGTGAACGATCTGCTGGCCGGTGTGATTGTCGGTATTGTTGCACTACCGCTGGCGATTGCCTTCGCGGTAGCCTCGGGTGTTTCCCCTGAAAAAGGCCTGGCAACCGCGGTGGTCGCAGGCTTCCTTATTTCGTTCTTCGGCGGAAGCCGTGTACAGATTGGCGGGCCTACCGGTGCGTTTATTGTCGTGGTGGCCGGTATTGTCGGGACTTACGGCATCGAAGGGTTGGCCATCTCAACCATGATGGCAGGCGTCATGCTTATTCTGTTTGGATTGTTTCGGCTGGGAGCGGTGCTGAAGTTCATTCCACGACCGCTAACCGTTGGCTTTACTTCCGGTATTGCCCTGGTCATCTTTACCACGCAGGTGAAAGACGCGCTTGGATTGCATCCCGAACATTTGCCGTCTGGCTTTCTACCCAAATGGGAAGCCTATTTTTCTTCGCTTGACCAGGTGAATCCGGCGTCAGTCATCATCACGGCAGTGACTATCCTGATTACCATATACGGAGGGCGTGTGTTCAAACGCATTCCCGGCTCCTTTCTGGCTATTTTGCTCATTACGCCGGTGGTGGCGTTGTTCCATCTCCCGGTTCATACCATCGAGAGTGTGTTTGGCGAAATACAGGGAACCATCTCGTTGCATTTCCCGCATCTGGACTGGACGAATCTGCAGCATTACATCCAACCGGCATTGACTATTGCCATGCTGGGAGCCATTGAATCGCTGTTGTCAGCTGTGGTGGCTGACGGTATGATTGGCGGGCATCACCGTTCGAATACCGAACTGATAGCGCAGGGGATTGCCAACCTGGCATCGCCGTTGTTTGGCGGCATACCGGCGACCGGAGCCATTGCCCGTACAGCCACTAACGTGAAGAACGGAGGTAGGACCCCCTTGGCGGGAATGATTCACGCAGTGACCTTGCTCCTCATCATGCTTTTCTTTGGAAAGTGGGCCAAGCTTATCCCCATGTCGGCGCTGGCCGGTATCCTGATGGTGGTAGCGTACAATATGAGTGAATGGCGCTCGTTCCGTTCTGTATTCAAAGGCTCAAAATACGATATGCTGGTACTGCTGACGGTTTTTTTCCTGACCGTACTGGTCGATCTGACGGTAGCCATCGAGGTGGGCATTGTGCTTTCGGCGTTGCTCTTCATGCAGCGGATGGGCAAATTGTCGTCAGTGGAACCGATGGAGCAGGATACCGATGTGATTGAAAATTATTCGGCATTGCCCCGAGGCGTTGATGTGTATGAAATCAGCGGTCCGTTTTTCTTCGCGGCAGCGCAGGAATATCGCGATACCCTTCGCAACATTCGCTACAAATCAAATGTATTGATATTACGGATGCGGCATGTGCCGTTCATCGATTCCACCGGTATTCACAATTTTATTGAGATGCTGAAAGAGATGGAAAAGCGCGGCATCCGGATTATCCTTTCAGGGGTGCAACCCGAGGTAAGGAAGGAGCTTCAGCAATATGGTATCGATAAGATGTTAGGAAGGGAATATATCTGCAACAGCTTTGCCAATGCGCTGGAACAGGCCGGTTTGTATATCGCTTTCACGGAGATGCCCCATGTGCGTCAGGTGATGAAGTAA
- a CDS encoding FadR/GntR family transcriptional regulator → MDEIFKKIGTTQTLSQKIERNIEKAIRDKKLEVGSRLPSERELCEMFAVSRTALREALRRLSARGLLEIRKGSGMYVTKLGMKDAIQSLNLYYDLKFDNNLIKQIIELRKAFEPQITQMAALNRTEEDLKQMEKNLLEFDKCDPDNTQLESDIDNRFHILLARATGNPIVIVTMEPIHNLLPRMRNLIYGSIEGEKEITLGFHKEIVNAIREKDGERASERMQAHINRNMEVYEKFLNKGE, encoded by the coding sequence ATGGACGAGATTTTTAAAAAGATTGGAACCACTCAGACCCTCAGTCAAAAGATTGAGCGTAATATTGAGAAGGCTATCCGGGATAAGAAACTGGAAGTGGGTTCCCGTCTCCCATCTGAGCGAGAATTATGCGAAATGTTTGCCGTTAGCCGGACGGCGCTGCGCGAAGCATTAAGACGATTGAGTGCCCGCGGGCTCCTCGAAATCCGGAAAGGTAGCGGTATGTATGTGACTAAGCTGGGCATGAAGGATGCTATTCAGTCATTAAACTTATACTATGATCTGAAGTTTGATAATAACTTGATAAAACAGATCATAGAATTAAGAAAGGCGTTTGAACCGCAGATTACCCAAATGGCTGCGTTAAATCGTACAGAGGAAGATCTCAAACAGATGGAAAAGAACCTGCTGGAGTTTGATAAATGCGACCCGGACAATACGCAATTGGAATCGGATATCGATAACCGGTTTCACATTTTACTGGCCCGTGCGACCGGAAATCCCATCGTCATTGTCACCATGGAACCTATTCACAACCTTCTTCCGCGTATGCGTAACCTGATTTATGGTAGCATAGAAGGGGAAAAAGAAATTACCCTGGGATTCCACAAGGAAATTGTAAATGCCATTAGGGAGAAAGACGGTGAGCGTGCCTCAGAACGTATGCAGGCGCACATCAACCGCAACATGGAGGTGTACGAGAAATTCCTGAATAAGGGAGAATAA